A section of the Maylandia zebra isolate NMK-2024a linkage group LG8, Mzebra_GT3a, whole genome shotgun sequence genome encodes:
- the LOC143419991 gene encoding uncharacterized protein LOC143419991, which translates to MDGGRARGRGRGRGGGGRGGEGRRGHERTHISDEIRATLVDHVINHGLTMREAGQRVHPHLSRFTVASVIRTFRLENRMTRRPSGGGRQRLFTQQQELAVVDLVRADNAIRLHQLRRKILADRRVFSNINHVSITTIRRILGKLIITMKQLYRVPFERNSDRVKGLRAEYVRRISAMDGAAQPHEYIFIDEAGFDLSKTRRRGRNVIGQRAIVHVPGQRGGNITLCAAICLRGLLHHHAILGPYNSQHILTFLDALHDIVVQNRADQPRFVVIWDNVSFHRAALVQAWFSNHNQFEVVCLPPYSPFLNPIEDFFRLGDDVYMTANHMPACLFCRVLAQ; encoded by the exons atggatggagggagagcaagaggaagaggaagaggtagaggaggaggaggaagaggaggagaaggccGAAGAGGCCATGAACggacccatatttctgatgaaataagagcaactttggtggaccatgtcatcaaccatggcctgactatgagggaagctgggcagagagtccacccacatctaagccgcttcacagtggcatctgtaataCGAACATTCCGACTAGAAAACAG AATGACCCGAAGACCTTCTGGGGGAGGACGGcaacgcctgttcacacaacagcaggaacttgccgttgtggacctagtgagggcagacaatgccatccgtctccaccagctacgacggaaaatacttgcagacaggcgagtgttcagcaacataaaccatgtgagcatcaccaccatcagacgcaTCTTGGGTAAACTCATcatcaccatgaagcagctctacagagtcccattcgagaggaacagtgacagggtcaaaggacttcgagctgaatatgtacGG agaatctcggccatggatggagctgcacagcctcatgaatacattttcattgatgaagctggattCGACCTGAGCAAAACAAGACGACGGGGTCGTAATGTAATTGGCCAAAGGGCAATTGTGCACGTCCCAGGGCAGCGCGGGGGAAACATCACATTATGTGCCGCCATATGCCTTCGAGGGCTTCTGCACCATCATGCAATACTAGGTCCATACAATAGCCAAcacatactcacatttctagatgctctccatgatatagttgtacagaacagagcagATCAGCCCAGGTTTGTGGTGATATGGGATAATGTCAGTTTCCATCGGGCTGCTCTGGTCCAGGCCTGGTTCTCCAACCACAATCAATTTGAAGTGGTATGCTTGCCCCCTtactcaccatttttaaacCCTATTGAGGATTTTTTTAGGCTTGGAGATGACGTGTATATGACCGCCAACCACATGCCCGCatgcctcttctgcag